One region of Streptomyces davaonensis JCM 4913 genomic DNA includes:
- a CDS encoding carbohydrate ABC transporter permease: MTTTLTPASETPPEKTRRVRRPKAARAGGTLHAGPIAYVILALFTIGSLFPLVWTAIAASRDNQRLAETPPPFWFGSNLFDNLDLAWNDANLGEAFLNTTFVAGVSAATIVFLSTIAGFAFAKLRFKGRNAMMLIVIGTMMVPPQLSVIPLYMMVAELDWADQLQAVIFPSLVSAFGVFFMRQYLLQALPDEIIEAARVDGASSWRVIWHVVFPAARPAMAVLGMLMFVQTWNDFLWPFLVLTQNGNPTVQVAVAGLGRGYTPDQSLIMAGALLGTLPLLIVFAIFGKQIVGGIMQGAVKG; the protein is encoded by the coding sequence GTGACGACGACACTGACTCCAGCCTCCGAGACACCTCCGGAGAAGACCCGGCGGGTACGGCGGCCGAAGGCGGCCCGGGCCGGCGGGACCCTGCACGCGGGACCGATCGCGTACGTGATCCTCGCGCTGTTCACCATCGGCTCGCTGTTCCCCCTGGTGTGGACGGCGATCGCCGCCTCCCGTGACAACCAGCGGCTGGCCGAGACACCGCCGCCGTTCTGGTTCGGCTCGAACCTCTTCGACAATCTCGATCTCGCCTGGAACGACGCCAACCTGGGCGAGGCGTTCCTCAACACCACGTTCGTGGCGGGGGTGTCGGCGGCGACCATCGTGTTCCTGTCGACGATCGCCGGGTTCGCCTTCGCCAAGCTGCGCTTCAAGGGCCGTAACGCGATGATGCTGATCGTGATCGGCACGATGATGGTGCCGCCGCAGCTCAGCGTGATCCCGCTGTACATGATGGTCGCCGAGCTCGACTGGGCCGACCAGCTCCAGGCGGTGATCTTCCCGTCATTGGTGAGCGCGTTCGGTGTGTTCTTCATGCGGCAGTACCTGCTCCAGGCGCTGCCCGACGAGATCATCGAGGCGGCGCGGGTGGACGGCGCGAGCAGCTGGCGCGTGATCTGGCATGTGGTGTTCCCCGCGGCCCGTCCCGCGATGGCGGTGCTGGGGATGCTGATGTTCGTGCAGACCTGGAACGACTTCCTGTGGCCGTTCCTGGTGCTCACCCAGAACGGCAATCCGACCGTGCAGGTGGCGGTCGCGGGCCTGGGCCGCGGCTATACGCCGGACCAGTCCCTGATCATGGCGGGCGCGCTGCTGGGCACGCTGCCGCTGCTGATCGTGTTCGCGATCTTCGGCAAGCAGATCGTGGGCGGCATCATGCAGGGCGCGGTGAAGGGCTGA